One genomic segment of Misgurnus anguillicaudatus chromosome 23, ASM2758022v2, whole genome shotgun sequence includes these proteins:
- the LOC141359301 gene encoding uncharacterized protein translates to MLQQYFVTLSGLSNSSCWGVTYTSTEVCALVGSTVDIHSSYSHPTGYTVNKTYWDYHNFLRGDFRDLREVDKFAGRVEFVGNTLKIKDVNTSDTGLYQFRFITNTSDEVSCSSGVYLIVTDTRVISSPDPVIDGEKVILSCLTKCTLDNKHTYIWYKNGQQVTDGLTLLNKLYLDSINSEELQEYSCTVRDPMDKTNEAVDSSVFLSLLVLLPQFLIIEALWMW, encoded by the exons atgttacagcagtattttgtgactctttcaggtctttctaacagtagctgttggggtgtgacttacacctctacagaagtttgtgctttagtgggatcaacagtagatattcactcttcatactcacatcccactggatatacagtaaataaaacatactggGATTATCATAATTTTCTTCGTGGGGATTTCAGAGATCTGCGTGAGGTTGATAAGTTTGCTGGTCGTGTGGAGTTTGTGGGAAACACACTGAAAATCAAAGACGTCAACACAAGTGACACTGGATTATATCAGTTCAGGTTCATCACTAACACATCAGATGAAGTTTCTTGTTCTTCTGGAGTCTATCTTATTGTTACAG ATACACGAGTGATAAGCAGCCCAGACCctgtgatagatggagaaaaagtgatattaagctgTTTAACCAAATGCACTCTGGATAAcaaacatacttacatctggtataagaatggacaacaggtaacagatggattgacattattaaacaagttgtacctggactcaatcaacagtgaggagctacaagagtattcctgtactgtaagag ATCCAATGGACAAAACAAATGAAGCAGTGGACAGCTCagtgtttctctctctgttGGTGTTACTGCCTCAGTTTCTCATCATTGAAGCTCTGTGGATGtggtaa
- the LOC141359298 gene encoding uncharacterized protein codes for MELRDSTDRTVADANARVETGRKWRAKEEVQKVIGRLQHQQIVGMVQTGQAGLGWSEPPILWSKASRKERKDLVVVEVTRIEQEELRVRSVTQGQQGRWTTWEGIASRAISWAEFWKLPQARLSFLIRATYDTLPCPKNLHQWLGTEQSCDLCGTINASLQHVLSCCKTALIQGRLRWRHNQVLRKLAEVLEKCWQEANQQSPTQSRSRIHFLRQGESARHTSGVEDGSRSGKASPFPTGDMQHQIKTRCGAVVCSCKVSDTDRADSAMGGGTGSCI; via the coding sequence ATGGAATTAAGGGACTCCACCGACAGGACAGTGGCTGATGCAAATGCCAGAGTTGAGACTGGAAGGAAATGGAGGGCGAAGGAGGAGGTGCAGAAGGTGATTGGAAGATTACAACATCAGCAAATTGTGGGCATGGTCCAGACAGGGCAAGCAGGCCTTGGATGGAGCGAGCCACCAATTCTATGGTCCAAGGCAAGTAGGAAGGAGAGGAAGGACCTAGTGGTAGTAGAGGTCACCAGGATTGAGCAGGAGGAGCTCAGAGTAAGGTCTGTGACACAGGGGCAGCAGGGGCGATGGACAACGTGGGAGGGCATCGCGAGCCGAGCAATCAGCTGGGCAGAGTTCTGGAAACTGCCACAGGCTCGGCTCAGTTTCCTCATCAGGGCAACATACGACACCCTCCCGTGCCCAAAAAACCTCCATCAATGGCTTGGAACAGAACAATCCTGCGATCTCTGTGGGACTATCAACGCCTCACTCCAGCATGTTCTATCATGCTGTAAAACAGCGCTGATACAAGGTCGGCTTAGATGGCGGCACAACCAAGTGCTCAGGAAGTTGGCAGAGGTGCTGGAGAAATGTTGGCAGGAGGCAAACCAGCAAAGTCCAACACAGAGCCGATCCAGGATCCACTTCCTCAGGCAGGGTGAATCCGCAAGGCATACCAGCGGAGTGGAAGATGGAAGTAGATCTGGGAAGGCATCTCCATTTCCCACAGGAGATATGCAGCACCAAATTAAGACCAGATGTGGTGCTGTGGTCTGTAGCTGTAAAGTCAGTGATACTGATCGAGCTGACAGTGCCATGGGAGGAGGGACTGGAAGCTGCATATGA